Proteins encoded in a region of the Cardiocondyla obscurior isolate alpha-2009 linkage group LG18, Cobs3.1, whole genome shotgun sequence genome:
- the LOC139109487 gene encoding DNA endonuclease RBBP8-like, with the protein MSVTLQFDCLLHNEAARKAMESYTKVLQKAFEHYQNLWENYIELQEKYEQCNEHSSTEKTVDTPCIKTEAETIFQHVNDVSAQGSSSVTLLDLNITDESSINIDSDMEINLPVADESSFENVDKNFRSDSPVFSKTFLRADNKSAKKFTCSKAVYKSSVLDMNKIRDKTKKVSLQSSHKLGINTTHHVETTFLPNGKMLKQSQLAFYPVKNNGRAILSSSVSKATNTFHRLEQKVFEDVSSATENDTDEISEDVVEISPTQRNITSRVKRCLKLKRKMPVNITKKNPQNKQISPGLNLVPEIIKNIDFGLCPSPENNSVQMKDNTSSRNTADTSRARVNMSYLSPTKMYNQSNIQFKKCIESQKNFEKFEDETFYLPAEQALNKIDINNSNLGNLENKPPEKKMLLDKFNILPKKKTINVKHLNMRCKADRAKLNGWDCWECKQYYENLSLPEEELQRRKNQCSRHRSKYKRPDTPEGFWDPEFPETMSNTYREN; encoded by the exons ATGTCCGTAACTCTGCAGTTCGATTGCCTGTTGCACAACGAAGCCGCGAGGAAAGCGATGGAAAGCTACACGAAAGTTTTGCAAAAAGCATTCGAGCATTATCAAA atttgtgggaaaattatattgaactGCAGGAAAAATATGAACAATGTAACGA gCATTCTTCAACCGAAAAAACAGTTGACACACCTTGCATAAAAACAGAAGCCGAGACAATATTTCAACACGTAAATGACGTTAGTGCACAAGGAAGTAGTAGCGTTACGTTATTGGACTTAAATATCACGGATGAAAGTTCTATTAATATAGATTCTGATATGGAAATTAACTTACCAGTCGCGGATGAATCCTCGTTCGAAAATGTCGACAAAAATTTTAGATCGGATAGTCCTGTATtttctaaaacatttttgagGGCTGATAACAAATCCGCAAAGAAATTTACATGTTCTAAAGCAGTATACAAGAGCTCTGTTTTAGACATGAATAAGATACGTGACAAGACTAAAAAAGTTTCATTACAATCTAGTCATAAATTAGGAATTAATACAACACATCATGTTGAAACCACATTTTTGCCAAATGGAAAGATGTTAAAGCAATCTCAACTTGCATTTTATCCAGTAAAGAATAATGGAAGAGCGATACTCTCTTCGAGTGTAAGCAAGGCAACTAATACGTTTCATAGGTTAGAACAGAAAGTTTTTGAGGATGTTTCAAGCGCGACTGAAAATGATACTGATGAAATTTCCGAAGATGTCGTAGAAATCAGTCCTActcaaagaaatattacatcTAGAGTTAAACGATGTTTGAAACTCAAGAGAAAAATGCCTgttaatattacgaaaaaaaatcctcaaaataaacaaatatctCCTGGTCTTAATCTTGTtccagaaataataaaaaatattgattttggATTATGTCCTTCGCCAGAAAATAATTCTGTGCAAATGAAAGATAATACATCTTCGAGAAACACTGCTGATACATCGAGAGCTAGAGTTAATATGAGTTATCTTTCACcaacaaaaatgtataaccaaagtaatattcaatttaaaaaatgtattgaaaGTCAAAAGAACTTTGAAAAGTTCGAAGACGAAACTTTTTATCTGCCTGCAGAACaagctttaaataaaattgatataaataattctaatttggGTAACTTGGAAAATAAACCAcctgaaaagaaaatgttattgGATAAgtttaatat attgccgaaaaaaaaaaccattaatgtaaaacatttaaatatgcGATGTAAAGCTGATAGAGCAAAGTTAAATGGATGGGATTGCTGGGAATGCAAACAA tattatgaaaatttatcattGCCAGAAGAAGAATTACAAAGACGGAAAAATCAATGCTCGCGACATCGGTCTAAGTACAAACGACCCGACACGCCGGAag gtttCTGGGATCCAGAGTTTCCTGAAACAATGTCGAACACTTATCGAGAAAATTaa